The following are from one region of the Nicotiana tomentosiformis chromosome 7, ASM39032v3, whole genome shotgun sequence genome:
- the LOC138896214 gene encoding RING-H2 finger protein ATL33, translating into MSPLFAILSLIILIVIPTLIYAFIYALKCPQNIFRRSSGENSGPAASKTGITQHMDMVLNVNYKKETSSDESGNECPVCLTAFVEGEEVRQLKTCKHMYHVVCIDKWLYSHSSCPVCRASIPVKRPRRPPVIIDDDFRQGLPDAASLV; encoded by the coding sequence ATGTCCCCTTTATTTGCAATTCTCTCTTTAATCATACTCATAGTAATACCAACTCTCATATATGCTTTTATCTATGCTCTAAAATGTCCACAAAATATTTTCCGACGAAGCAGCGGCGAAAATTCCGGCCCGGCAGCGTCGAAAACTGGAATTACTCAGCATATGGATATGGTTTTGAACGTAAATTACAAGAAAGAAACGTCGTCAGACGAATCGGGCAACGAGTGTCCGGTTTGTTTGACGGCGTTTGTGGAAGGAGAAGAAGTTAGACAGTTGAAGACATGTAAACATATGTACCATGTTGTTTGTATAGATAAGTGGTTATATTCTCATTCTAGTTGTCCTGTTTGCCGTGCTTCTATTCCCGTAAAACGCCCTAGACGGCCGCCGGTGATTATTGATGATGATTTCCGGCAAGGTTTGCCGGATGCTGCTTCCTTAGTTTGA